The DNA segment aatcacacacagatacttcaatttttgttaatttgtataGATGTGatctaaaaattatatgaaacaaaatttctactcataatatatatatatatatatatatatatatatatatatacatatatatttatatatatatttatatatatatattttttttttatattataaacaaattgacTTTTTCATTTACGTGACTCTATTCTTGGCGAAATATATCAGATTTAATTAACGATAATTAACATTTGAtgataacaaatacaataaatactgaCAAACGTAACTACGTATGAGACCACAAGTCATGAAGCTCTTAACGATTCTTCTCGCTTCGGTAACATgtgagtaaaattttattgtaatattttttaattgtcctATGGATAGAAccctactttttatttattctacccCCAAATAGTAAAGCTGCCGACTGCTGTGTATTGCTGCTTAACTTACAATGATAATGTTTTgttctacttttttattaatttattacttttttaatttgtattataaggATTGTCGTAATTGTTaccattttttacatttacagttTAATTCTTCAAGTATGTAATATTGAGTAAATATGAGTTCAAACATAAGTACAACAGTTCGAaatcgaaaatttaaaaaaaaatgaactgctatattaaaaatataaaataataacatcatgTGTTTCAATAGTGTGTGCTGGAAGCGCCATTCCTTTGGTGCCAGGAGACAACAGCCACTATGTCGAAGGAGTGAGCCGTTACATCTGGATGCCAAATGGCGAAGGTGTTCCTCAGCTAGTAGATCTTCAGGCCCCAGCGAATGAAGTAGAGCTATTGAACACGAGAAATGGAGCCAACAACCAGTATTGGCTCTTTACCAggtcagttttatttatatatgttttaatttaaattttctaagcAAATGTGGTTTTACAATCTGTTggaatatatttcattcatcGATTTGAACAAACGAGTAAATaccaaaaaaagtattattaatccTAATATTATTCACATCTGTTATACTTTTTACAGAAATAACCCAACCAGTCGTCAGATCTTGGTGAATGGAAACATTAATTCCGTCCGTAACTCGAACTACCGAGCTAACAGACCCACCAAAGTTATTGTCCACGGATGGAACAACAATGGCAACAGTGAAATGAACCCGTTGATCACGTCCGCTTTCCTCGCGGTTCAAGACGTAAATGTGATCGTTGTGGACTGGAACCGTCTCGCTAACGGCTTATATACAACAGCAGTCCGCGGTGTGCCCGATGTTGGTCGTCATCTTGGAAATTTCATAGCATGGCTCTTCAATAACGCTGGTGGCAACTGGAATCAACTACACTTGGTAGGCTTCAGTTTGGGCGCCCATATTGTTGGCAATGCTGGTCGCACTATCGGAGGTCGCGCTGCCCGTGTCACAGGTACAATTAACTCAAATGCATACCAAGTTCTTGAGCGTTAGaggtgtttttatttaaaccagATATATTATTCAAACGTATAAGTGCTCGTATTATATATGttgcataataataatcatcatcttctctttttgtttttatgggATTTCTCAATGGAATACATATTTATCAATagtaaattaacatattatcgaAATGTGCATTATACTATTGGTAggttaacataataattttgtaacaatgTTTTGAAAGTATTTGTAAAATCCTTTATTGAGAAAACGTTTCGATTTGAGTTCATGaacaaaaatgttacaattaaacCCTTATCGAACGATTTCATCctttgtgaaatatatataaattattgaatatattaaacttttacaaTTTCAGGCTTAGATCCAGCTGGCCCACAATGGGGTGGTAACTCCAATGCACTTAATCGTAATTCTGGTGTATACGTCGAATCAATCCACACTGATGGTGGTCTTCTGGGTATATTCGACCCTATCTCCAACGCTGATTTCTACCCCAACGGTGGCAGAAACCCTCAACCTGGTTGTTCAATAAGCACCTGCTCCCACGGCCGTGCCAATCAACTTTTCGCTGCCAGTATAAGGTTTAACAACTTTATTGGAAGGCAATGCTCTAATCTGAATCAAGCCCAAAATAACAACTGCAGTGGTAATCAGCTTCGTATGGGTAATCGTGACTTGGGAAAAAGAgggtaagtattttttatggaatagtaAAATAGTAACTGACCATGTAATGGAAATTAGTGTCATCAGTCCTTTAAGCCATTCTTTACACAATGCGGATCACGGAAAAATAGTCTCAACGGAGACTATAGCTTCATATACTTTCCAAATAAAATGGATTATAACACTGATTCGATACTACCtacaaatactaattatatacatatatattaggtattacttaatttatactACCGCTGTAACATTACAttctaatgtcaaattaattCATGTAGTCATAAACTGTATTTCCTGGTATATAgaagtaagtcagtgtaattacaggcacaaggaatataccatcttagttgccaaggttagtggtgcattgcCTTACCGGTAAATATTACAGCGTCAATGACTATAGGcagaggtgaccacttaccagcacATTGGCCGTTTCGcggacatatattataaaaaatatatatttgaaatactttattcttttttcaattGTAAAGTATCAAAAACAGTAATATcattaggatttttttaattctcagttcttattctaattattttagttaactattttttaaaattaatggtaGGACCattgtatattcatataaagTTGTACCAGTACcagtatattttaatgtagaattgtatatttttttcagaaatgGACTCTTCGGATTGAGGACTGGAAACAGGTGGCCTTTCTAAACTGGATACGCTtacttttattactaaataaaatacagtgaACTAGTctgaaacattaaattatttattaaaacaatatctatatttttactttCCCAAATCCCAATAATTCTGTACAATATTGTCATGACACTAACCaagttaatttaaatctaaattccGAGACATTTTCCACCCCtttgctataaatataataggcGTATTATACACCAAAATTGCACATTTTATGTTTGAAGATTCTATCTTCACACTATTCTGATATTCTTTTTTctggaaatttaaaaaataaggtttGTAATTTAAGTAGAACAACATTCTCGTTGACTCAAGAATAAAAGGCTCGTAGGCCTTGCTTGAACCGTGGTCGAGACTCGACAATTTACCACACCCCGCACTTACCCCCGCAAAATTTAGTATGACGCGTCTTCGTGGACTGAACTATCTATATAAatcaaactttaaattaaaagcatCATAACTATTTTACAATTCATAGTAAatacacacattaaaaaaaaattaaagccgagatgacctagtggttagaacgcgtgaatcttaaccgataatcgtgggttcaagcccgggcaagcaccactcaattttcatgtgcttaatttgtgtttataattcactcgtgcttgacggtgaaggagaacatggcgaggaaacctgcatgtgtctaatttaattgaaattatgccacgtgtgtattctaccaacccgcattggagcagcgtggtggaataagctgcaaaccttcccctcaaaagggagatgaggccttagcccagcagctcACTGc comes from the Nymphalis io chromosome 1, ilAglIoxx1.1, whole genome shotgun sequence genome and includes:
- the LOC126768146 gene encoding pancreatic triacylglycerol lipase-like; this translates as MKLLTILLASVTLCAGSAIPLVPGDNSHYVEGVSRYIWMPNGEGVPQLVDLQAPANEVELLNTRNGANNQYWLFTRNNPTSRQILVNGNINSVRNSNYRANRPTKVIVHGWNNNGNSEMNPLITSAFLAVQDVNVIVVDWNRLANGLYTTAVRGVPDVGRHLGNFIAWLFNNAGGNWNQLHLVGFSLGAHIVGNAGRTIGGRAARVTGLDPAGPQWGGNSNALNRNSGVYVESIHTDGGLLGIFDPISNADFYPNGGRNPQPGCSISTCSHGRANQLFAASIRFNNFIGRQCSNLNQAQNNNCSGNQLRMGNRDLGKRGNGLFGLRTGNRWPF